The Oryzias melastigma strain HK-1 linkage group LG15, ASM292280v2, whole genome shotgun sequence genome includes the window ACTTTCAGCTGACTTTGGAGTGTCTGCTAAAAATACCAAGACGCTACAGAGAAGGGTTTCTTTCATCGGTACTCCATATTGGTGAGTCATACggcctataaaaaaaaaaaaaagtaaactccCCCTTTCAtctgattttcattttaataaaacacgACAGAAcctctttaaaacaaatttcagCTTCCTGTGATTCAGTCAAATTGGTGACTCGAGATCTGCTTCATGACTGACTGAAATGTTTCAGGATGGCTCCGGAGGTGGTGATGTGCGAAACTTCGAAAGACCGCCCGTACGACTACAAAGCCGACATCTGGTCCCTGGGGGTGACCCTGATCGAGATGGCGCAGGTTGAACCGCCCAACCATGAGATGAATCCCATGAGGGTGCTACTGAAAATAGCCAAGTCTGAGCCTCCCACACTCATGCAGCCCTCTCGCTGGTGAGATGTTGTGCTAGCGTTCACTAAAGAGAGATTTctggaagcttttttttccgTGTTTGGATGAAGTTTCACTATGGAGGAGGTGAAAGGAGAACAGGTTAAAAGTGAACTCTTCATTGCATTTATTCCTCAAAAGGTCTCCAGAATTCAGCGACTTTCTCCGGAAAGCTCTTGACAAGAATGTGGACAACAGGTGGAGCGCACCACAGCTCCTACAGGTGAGCTGCAACTTTTTGTACTGTTATCCCAATAAAACGACACTTTACATTGTTTTTCGTCCCCTCTGTAGCATCCTTTTGTCGCCAGTGTATGCGACAGCAAACCTCTCTTAGGGCTCATCGCTGAGGCCAAAGCAGAAGTCACAGAGGAGATCGAGGATAgcaaagaagaggaagaggaggaagagcccGACACACCTGTGGTGGAAGCTCttaacttttcaaaaacatttcaagtaaACGTTTAATTCATGTAATGTGACGAACCTTTTTCCATCAATGGTTTCAGGCGGCTCCTGGCCACAAGCGGGTGCCATCAGACGTCAGCGTCGCCAGCTCAGAGGACGACAAAGCCCTCCCGACTCCCCCGACTCTGGAATCTGTCACAGAAACGACGGAAGCCGAGCGCGCAGAGGACAGGGCCAGCGATAAGCTCTCCGATGAAGGACTCGGAACGAGTGAAGTAGATAAGAACGAAGAGGAGAAGCTCAATGAGGTTTCTGATGCCAGTAATGAAGACCTGGCCTCTTGTCTCAGCCAGAACAAGAAGGACTTTATTTCCCAAGATTCCATGCAGCCTAAAGCAGAGGAGGATCAAACGGAGAAGGTCATAGATGGGGGTGTAGTTTTGGAGCCGGAAACAGCTGGAGAAATAGTGAACTCCTCAGAACTCATCACAGACGGTCAACAAGCTGAGGTAGACAGTCAAGTCGTGGACGAGAAGACATTAGAGGATGATGCAATCCAAGTGCTTAATGAAGAGGAACCAAAGGATGAGAAACAAGAAACGGACGGAGAAAAACCTCTAGAAACACATGATGAAGGAAATGATGTGACAGAAACCACATCGGAGGAGGTGCCTCAGGTAGGAGAAGAAACCAAGGAACCCAAAGAGACGGAGAACATTCAAGAAGACACGGATAAGAAGACGGACGTGGATGGAGATGACGGTAATCAAGTCCCGACATTAAGTGTGGACGAGTCCTCCACTGATGATCTTGAAGAGAACAAGAGCTTAACTCAGTCAAAGGACGAAACCTCTAACGATCCGGAAACTAAGATTCCCCCCACAGAGGAGGCTGATGTGCAGGAACAAGGGAAGGAAAGCTCTCAGGATTTAGAGCAGACCACTAAAGATGAAGAGAAAGCTGACAACATCTCTGTCCCTGACGCCGTCTCCGTCCAAGAGAGTGAAACGGATTCAGAGACCAAGACGGAGCACGGGAGCCCCGCCGTCATCAAGTCGGATGTGGAGAAGGACTCGGATTCAGGAAGCAGCTCTGCTGCCGACAGCAACAGCCTCGACCTCAATCTGTCCATCTCCAGCTTCCTGTCCAAAAGCAAAGAAGGGGGCTCTGTCTCTTTGCAGGTAGTGATCAGTCACCTAGAGCTCACCAAACTAGATCATTCCGACTTTTAAAACCTCCTATTTCTTTAGGAATCGAAACGTCAGAAGAAGACCCTGAAGAAGACGCGCAAATTTATGGTCGACGGTGTGGAGGTCAGCGTAACGACATCGAAGATCGTGACGGATAACGACACCAAGAACGAGGAGATGAGGTTCCTGAGGTGCGCCTGCCTCCCTCCCGTCTGCTTGACACTCTGTCAGTCTAAAACGGGACGTGACCCATTTAACACCCCTGCCTTAAATAGTTCCTTTCACAGCTTTTACAAACACCAGATGGGTCATCCGCCATGATTAATACTGCATTGTTACTGTCATCCTCCATGTTAAGACTCACTTCTGTGTATAAATCCTGCTCAACTCATCTTATGTGTGTTTGATTACAAAGTAAAAGCACATAGATTGatcaaaaagtgtttccaaaggATGGATTTGAATCAAAATAGTGCAATAATATCATCTTCTGTCGTTGGAAGTAAATATCGTGGGGTTTCTGGTTTGTGTTCAGGCGTCAGGAGCTCAGAGAGCTGCGTCTTCTTCAGAAAGAGGAGCAGAGGGcccagcagcagctcagcaacaagctgctgcagcagcgaGACCAGATCTACCGACGCTTTGATCAGGAAACTGCTGTGAGTCGCTGCTTTTGCTTTCCAAAACTCAGAAGTGCAAAATGTGGTGgcaaaacaatcataaaaataaacataagtgGGTGGGGTATTTATAGATTTACTTGAtgttttggtaacactttagatgaggtaaaaacactcaatataatgttgacaagaTAGTTAATGCATTTgttaagcagtttattaatatgagCCATGTAGACAATGGGCTTTAGATCTTACCAAGTATGTTTATAAACCTTATGTCTTATTAACAAACTATAGACACATTAGTAATGTTTGTTAATCTGTTAATCAAGCTtattaaggaatcttattataaagtgttacttttttttttacttggttgttgggctgccacgattagtcgattaatcgactattaaaatagtagacgactaatttaatagtcgattagtcgttactttatattatatagagtcagagtgtagtaaagttgaacaaagttgtgagcattcAGCACCAAAATATGCACTTTTATTATGTTTGAGTCATTGAGACAAAACGTTATCTTTTGTGACCAagagttccttgtttcagatgccgacctcatttgatttaagtcttgttttaatgccagaagcTAATGAAGGAAAGAAACTGCATGATTTACTTAAAGTTTAATTAACTATCATCCcgattgtctttatttttagttagtttaaagctaatgatggttaagatgttggttttacatccactttgttcACTGAccggattagtcgactaatcagggaAAATAAtcggcgattagtcgactattaaaatagtcccTTCTTGGTTGACATTAGTTTTCACTTTATGCCTCAAATCTGATTTTTGTCTCTCGATTTTTCGATTTTATGTAGGTAAAGAAACGTCAATACGACCAGGAAGTGGAGAACTTGGAGAAGAAGCAGAAGCAGACCATCGAACGTTTAGAACAGGATCACACCAACCGGCTCCGAGACGAAGCCAAGCGCATCAAAACCGATCAAGAAAAGGAGCTCTCCAAATTCCAAAACATGATGAAGAACCGGAAGAAAGAGGTACGGTCTGGCATGAGGGGGAAGCGTCTGCAGCTGGTCTGTTTGGCTTTGTTTGCATGAGCTGTTTCATCCAAAACCTCGCTGGTATCTCACTGTTTCTTCCTTATCTTCTCTCCTGCTCTGTCCTGTAGAATGGGAGTACAATAGATAGGCTGGTTTTCTGTTCCTCCGTGTTCTgaacatttagataaaaaaaaatggtttctacTCTTTTCAAGCCTTTCTTGCTCTCTAGAATCCTTTGATGGTTTGCTTGAGGTTTTTAGATGTTGTCAGTCtttatcttttctttctttttaatctttatttttggaGGTTGAGCCGCTTAGCTTCTGTTTGGCTTCCTAATTCTGTTTCTGGTGCTTCGTTCTCCTCATTCTGGGTCACATGGACCGATTGCAGGTGTCTGTATTGGCTTATGTCACTTCCGGCCTCTTCTcatcttttaaatgttctatttgttgtttaaaaaaatgtgcttaaatgtgTGTTGAACTAACTTTGTCTCATTTTTGAGTGCGTGTGGTGGCTTTGGTCGATCATGTCTGATTTTTCTGAGAGGTGTCTGCGGGTTTAAAAAGTCTAGCATTTCATCAGAGTAACTGATTTTGGATTGTGCGATTACAAAATTGTGAGAATTTCCTCtcgtttttttaagctttgctTCCAGGGGGACAGATTTTATGCAATCTTTTAAAGGTTGAGCAACTGTTTTCCAGCAACAAAAGATTACAGGAAAGTCTGACCCTTGTAGCAAAGTTGTGAGAGTCCGAATTAATTGCCAAACAGTTCAAAATAAGTTActttcttataattttattgtttttgaggGTCTAATGATCATACTTATGGTTGTGGGAATTGCTTAATTACATAGCGGTGAAGGTGCTGTTGAAACTAACATCTGGTGGCATCCAAAGGTTTCCTTTGACTTCAATCTAACAGGCTGTTGAATCTGACAGCTCTGATGAAGTTTTTTATCCTAATGAAACTTCAAATGAAGCATGCTGACATTAATCCTGTTGGTGGACAGATGCTGGAGccctcccctcccctctcaATTCGGGGTTTTGCATGTGCCCCTTCATTGGCCGGCTTTGTTAGATTTCCTTCTCGAAAAGTTCAACCCGTGTCTGCATACTCACGCACTGTAGGCCATTAAGGAGGTCGGACAGGCCCCCAAAAGCATGAGACAAGACCTCTTGAAACGTGTAAAGGAAGACCTGTCACTCCTCAAGATGGTTGAGGTAAAGAGCAACACTTTTGTGCCTTACTCTTTGAAAGTATCGCAGAATGTTCCTTTTTATTCTTTCCTTTAGAATGTacacatacagaaaaaaatggggaGTCTGCAGCTGCACCCATTTTTGATAAAGTTCCTCGGTGTACTTCTCAAACACTTTTGCACAATGACaatgaacaattttatttacgtatttcagttatttttgtttaaaaatgtatttatgtcaattaaatgtatttaaatacagtGGCCCCTCGTTTATAGCGGGAGTTATGTTCTGAAAATAACCCACGACAGCTGAAATCTGCATAGTTCCGTATTTTTTGTACTAAAAGTCTCACTGGAGTGTAAGTTGCAGTGCAGTCTgccaaaaatgcataataaagaagaaaaaaaaatcattagtttattttgaacagcTTTACAAAAGCATCTGTAAGCAAGTCTCCATGTCTGGACTCATGAGATCATAcagtccgtttttttttttttttggggaggTTTGCCTGCTATTGTAAGAGCTCCGTCTGAATGATGGCGGTTTCAGTGTTACTTTTgcctctctgtgacccagttcaGCGAATTACTGTCCTGCATTAGTCCGTGGAAGTaaacaatagaaacaaaaaataataatgtcttgatgcaaaaaagaaaagtatcatAAAGTTCAAGAGaagaacgatcagattctcctccatgtctgCTTTAGACAGCACTTCTTCTGCACTGCTGTCAGTAGCCAATATTGGTACACGTCTGCAGTTCCCTCTAGTGGTCGTTATTGGGAAGTAACCGATTGTTAGTAGGAAAATAacgaatatatttattttttaaaaatcacatacaagtcgctcctgagtataagttgttCCCCAAGcgcctgggaaaaaaaaacaaaaaacgacttATTCTAAATGGTAAATACTGTATAcatgtatagcgcttttctaccttccttgaaggcacTTTGGAGGCGCTCTACGCTTCTTCCAAAGCGCCTTACAGTcgcagtcccattcacacactaatgGTGGCTCTACGAAACATACAGTActcattttcaataatttaagatgttttaaggttgtaaaacCCCAGCTAAACACTTGTTTCTcagacattaacattttcacacttttatctCTTGTTTAAGCTCTCAAAGCTgaaaagtttgaagaaaaaaaccaaaGACCTGCTGGCgatcaaagatttattgaaTCTTTTTAGGATGAACGCAATTGTTTTAGGAGACAtggcacagaggagattgattgacaacagCCAATCAAGATCCAGTAcacgcacacaaaaaaaaaagaacatgaaacCGCATCAGGTGAACCACAAACTAGCTAGGGGCCACTGTATACAAACCTACAGGAAGTGTATTTATCTAcaggaattattttatttagtctttagTTCAGGCAGAGTAAACTCTAACCCCTTTATGTAAACATCCATCTTGGTTTTTAACACCTATTTCTTCAGGTTTCTCCTCAACGTaatttgagaacattttttcattgcttattaacattttctgttagTAGTTGATTGCATCTGCACTAAATGTATGAATATGTCTGTGGACTCATCTGTAAatgctgctttatttttatttattttttttttactaaatgctGCTTTCAAAGCACGTTGTCACCAAAAACGGTCTCTAATAAATTCGCTTCTTCCTAACATTTGTTCAGAATGGCGCCGTACGCTTCAGACTTACcaacagccccccccccaagcTGAACAGGTTGTTGCACAGGAAGGAATAGAGGGAGTGTTGTGtttcagtgtgtgtttgtgtgggttgGTCGGCCTGCTGTGTGTTGTCTGACACTGATCAGGGCGAGTGCGCTGTGTGCTCTCCTCCGCAGGCAGTGGCCCAGGTTATGATACAGTCTTTTCAGTTATCTTCATGCGCACTCTTCAACGCTCAGATGCAGGATGtaagtgcccccccccccccccNNNNNNNNNNNNNNNNNNNNNNNNNNNNNNNNNNNNNNNNNNNNNNNNNNNNNNNNNNNNCCTCAGTTTCTTTCCATCTCTGGCCCATAATTAGATGTGTGTCAAGTTAAATGACGTTTGTGGTGCTTCACTTTTACTTTTAGAGCTGCACATGCAAGCACCAACAGCACCGGGCGTTTTGTGCTTGTTGTTGTCGCTGCTGTTTTTATCACTGTATTTGTGGGGTGACttcctctcctctttttttcctgttcagcATTTCCTCCTCCACCAGGTCACAACTGTCCCATATCCGGTCAGCGCATTTCTTTGCGACTTTGacgttgtttgttttaaacggGTCGAGTCTGGTACGTCCAGTGTTGGCGCTGTCATCGATCGCTTCTGTCTGGATCCATGTTTGCACCCAACGTCCGATGTTGACAGTATAGAGTGGTTTATAGTAGAATATCTGTGGCATCCTTCTCCTATTCTGTAGAATAAACGATTTAATAATATACAAGATGTCAGAGTAGTGCAAACTCCATCTGATGGTGTTAAAAATGACCACTGGTCATAAAATGATGcagatgttattttatttcaaattctggttaaataattttgttctttaaatccagccttcttttttcattttttttactgcatttttttatcccTGTagcaaatataaatatttttctgttgcatTTAGCACCCTccccaatgaaaatcgtgtttttgcattttttgcagtttttttacatgttcttgtagcattttttctgatagaggacataaaaagaaaacaaaacttaaaattgcatttattactttttcttttttcaaattgttgtgaatcaggagcagatgttttaaaaacatcgtatttgagctgacatctggctcaaagctgtaaaTTTGcatagttccaatattgctcaccgtttttgttgcaGCGTTAATGTTTGATTGGGGTAGGAGGGGCTATAAAGTCAGAAATATGTTACAGGAAATGGGGGGGGGgtgccaatggtcccgcccactaCTGAGAGGTGAACTTTTAATAAACTCTtgccactctgcaaaaactgtcctaaaaaacgacagttttttttttcttatttttaaaaatcaggctgggttgataaaaccGATTAATTAATCTTAATCAATTTAAGctaaatagatcaataattgatccataaaaatagaaatcgatttaacacataaagctaatgtctactagcttgatgctaacatataatgggattttccaTAAGACGGTTAATGCTAACgtttggtcgacctaaacatacattcctgactaaatgaacatctttatactcacaggcatgaattttccaaattcttataaggaaatatttttaaagtaatcatttgtggcctaaagcataattttttgctcatatttcttcttctggaataaagtgtgaTGCTATAACACGATCGCCACCTTGTGGCCAAAcagaaacgccctccaggagaggcagaacaattgttggagcttctccgtttgagaatc containing:
- the slka gene encoding STE20-like serine/threonine-protein kinase isoform X2 yields the protein MSFFNFRKIFKLGPDKKKKQYEHVHRDVNPEEIWEIIGELGDGAFGKVFKAQNKLNGTLAAAKVIDTKSEDELEDYMVEIDILASCDHPHIVKLLDAFYFEAKLWILIEFCAGGAVDAIMLELERPLTEPQIRVVCRQTLEALVYLHESKIIHRDLKAGNILLSLDGDVKLADFGVSAKNTKTLQRRVSFIGTPYWMAPEVVMCETSKDRPYDYKADIWSLGVTLIEMAQVEPPNHEMNPMRVLLKIAKSEPPTLMQPSRWSPEFSDFLRKALDKNVDNRWSAPQLLQHPFVASVCDSKPLLGLIAEAKAEVTEEIEDSKEEEEEEEPDTPAAPGHKRVPSDVSVASSEDDKALPTPPTLESVTETTEAERAEDRASDKLSDEGLGTSEVDKNEEEKLNEVSDASNEDLASCLSQNKKDFISQDSMQPKAEEDQTEKVIDGGVVLEPETAGEIVNSSELITDGQQAEVDSQVVDEKTLEDDAIQVLNEEEPKDEKQETDGEKPLETHDEGNDVTETTSEEVPQVGEETKEPKETENIQEDTDKKTDVDGDDGNQVPTLSVDESSTDDLEENKSLTQSKDETSNDPETKIPPTEEADVQEQGKESSQDLEQTTKDEEKADNISVPDAVSVQESETDSETKTEHGSPAVIKSDVEKDSDSGSSSAADSNSLDLNLSISSFLSKSKEGGSVSLQESKRQKKTLKKTRKFMVDGVEVSVTTSKIVTDNDTKNEEMRFLRRQELRELRLLQKEEQRAQQQLSNKLLQQRDQIYRRFDQETAVKKRQYDQEVENLEKKQKQTIERLEQDHTNRLRDEAKRIKTDQEKELSKFQNMMKNRKKEAIKEVGQAPKSMRQDLLKRVKEDLSLLKMVEEQEFLQKQQQELDGALKKIIQQHKLEIATIERDCLNHKQQLMRAREAAMWELEERHLQEKHQLLKQQLKDQYFMQRHQLLKRHEKEMEQMQRYNQRLVEELKNKQTQEKTRLPKIQRSDAKTRMAMFKKSLRITATAAITPEQERERIKLFAAQEEKRQKNERLHQHQKHENQMRDLQLQCDSNVRELQQLQNEKCHLLIEHETQKLKELDEEHSQEIKEWREKLRPRKKALEEEFTRKLQEQEVFFKMSGESECLNPTTQSRVSKFYPIPNLHSSGS
- the slka gene encoding STE20-like serine/threonine-protein kinase isoform X1 codes for the protein MSFFNFRKIFKLGPDKKKKQYEHVHRDVNPEEIWEIIGELGDGAFGKVFKAQNKLNGTLAAAKVIDTKSEDELEDYMVEIDILASCDHPHIVKLLDAFYFEAKLWILIEFCAGGAVDAIMLELERPLTEPQIRVVCRQTLEALVYLHESKIIHRDLKAGNILLSLDGDVKLADFGVSAKNTKTLQRRVSFIGTPYWMAPEVVMCETSKDRPYDYKADIWSLGVTLIEMAQVEPPNHEMNPMRVLLKIAKSEPPTLMQPSRWSPEFSDFLRKALDKNVDNRWSAPQLLQHPFVASVCDSKPLLGLIAEAKAEVTEEIEDSKEEEEEEEPDTPVAAPGHKRVPSDVSVASSEDDKALPTPPTLESVTETTEAERAEDRASDKLSDEGLGTSEVDKNEEEKLNEVSDASNEDLASCLSQNKKDFISQDSMQPKAEEDQTEKVIDGGVVLEPETAGEIVNSSELITDGQQAEVDSQVVDEKTLEDDAIQVLNEEEPKDEKQETDGEKPLETHDEGNDVTETTSEEVPQVGEETKEPKETENIQEDTDKKTDVDGDDGNQVPTLSVDESSTDDLEENKSLTQSKDETSNDPETKIPPTEEADVQEQGKESSQDLEQTTKDEEKADNISVPDAVSVQESETDSETKTEHGSPAVIKSDVEKDSDSGSSSAADSNSLDLNLSISSFLSKSKEGGSVSLQESKRQKKTLKKTRKFMVDGVEVSVTTSKIVTDNDTKNEEMRFLRRQELRELRLLQKEEQRAQQQLSNKLLQQRDQIYRRFDQETAVKKRQYDQEVENLEKKQKQTIERLEQDHTNRLRDEAKRIKTDQEKELSKFQNMMKNRKKEAIKEVGQAPKSMRQDLLKRVKEDLSLLKMVEEQEFLQKQQQELDGALKKIIQQHKLEIATIERDCLNHKQQLMRAREAAMWELEERHLQEKHQLLKQQLKDQYFMQRHQLLKRHEKEMEQMQRYNQRLVEELKNKQTQEKTRLPKIQRSDAKTRMAMFKKSLRITATAAITPEQERERIKLFAAQEEKRQKNERLHQHQKHENQMRDLQLQCDSNVRELQQLQNEKCHLLIEHETQKLKELDEEHSQEIKEWREKLRPRKKALEEEFTRKLQEQEVFFKMSGESECLNPTTQSRVSKFYPIPNLHSSGS
- the slka gene encoding STE20-like serine/threonine-protein kinase isoform X3, which produces MSFFNFRKIFKLGPDKKKKQYEHVHRDVNPEEIWEIIGELGDGAFGKVFKAQNKLNGTLAAAKVIDTKSEDELEDYMVEIDILASCDHPHIVKLLDAFYFEAKLWILIEFCAGGAVDAIMLELERPLTEPQIRVVCRQTLEALVYLHESKIIHRDLKAGNILLSLDGDVKLADFGVSAKNTKTLQRRVSFIGTPYWMAPEVVMCETSKDRPYDYKADIWSLGVTLIEMAQVEPPNHEMNPMRVLLKIAKSEPPTLMQPSRWSPEFSDFLRKALDKNVDNRWSAPQLLQHPFVASVCDSKPLLGLIAEAKAEVTEEIEDSKEEEEEEEPDTPVAAPGHKRVPSDVSVASSEDDKALPTPPTLESVTETTEAERAEDRASDKLSDEGLGTSEVDKNEEEKLNEVSDASNEDLASCLSQNKKDFISQDSMQPKAEEDQTEKVIDGGVVLEPETAGEIVNSSELITDGQQAEVDSQVVDEKTLEDDAIQVLNEEEPKDEKQETDGEKPLETHDEGNDVTETTSEEVPQVGEETKEPKETENIQEDTDKKTDVDGDDGNQVPTLSVDESSTDDLEENKSLTQSKDETSNDPETKIPPTEEADVQEQGKESSQDLEQTTKDEEKADNISVPDAVSVQESETDSETKTEHGSPAVIKSDVEKDSDSGSSSAADSNSLDLNLSISSFLSKSKEGGSVSLQESKRQKKTLKKTRKFMVDGVEVSVTTSKIVTDNDTKNEEMRFLRRQELRELRLLQKEEQRAQQQLSNKLLQQRDQIYRRFDQETAVKKRQYDQEVENLEKKQKQTIERLEQDHTNRLRDEAKRIKTDQEKELSKFQNMMKNRKKEEQEFLQKQQQELDGALKKIIQQHKLEIATIERDCLNHKQQLMRAREAAMWELEERHLQEKHQLLKQQLKDQYFMQRHQLLKRHEKEMEQMQRYNQRLVEELKNKQTQEKTRLPKIQRSDAKTRMAMFKKSLRITATAAITPEQERERIKLFAAQEEKRQKNERLHQHQKHENQMRDLQLQCDSNVRELQQLQNEKCHLLIEHETQKLKELDEEHSQEIKEWREKLRPRKKALEEEFTRKLQEQEVFFKMSGESECLNPTTQSRVSKFYPIPNLHSSGS